The following proteins are encoded in a genomic region of Trichoplusia ni isolate ovarian cell line Hi5 chromosome 18, tn1, whole genome shotgun sequence:
- the LOC113503038 gene encoding zinc finger protein 343-like isoform X1 encodes MAAPNKPLKFDKICRACLEIKKDMRPLFEQLTATMLMGISKVQVAVGDGLPPQLCLQCVHQISRCHAFKELVERNDVTLREHAKRLAEEAYNREREEKEKLLSLSCPEQSYMQYMEVPMSNSSQILDGFFAETPQPTPTAAEVEIKVDYEVEKITTTEIATTTTKDKEGLNSDEENYLQLVLFQATSTTSPGRHVCNLCHKEFKHSRWLKQHMRSHTNWIKANCKKPPMCPICDRTFKGPGMLKMHMRTHEQRTPKQPTCSVCQRTFSTKTLLYRHRQTHFEQKTHLCTVCDKRFYSGYALRSHMARHRGERPYVCSTCHKSFYNPTDLKVHFRLHTGEKPLKCSECNKTFRRHSTLCQHMKKHRGIRNHICNVCNKAFYEISKLNAHMRVHTGERPYECQYCERRFAQQSALIYHRRTHTGEKPFSCKLCSAKFTTSSARNNHLITHTGNKKFVCPVCFKGCSSRAELRGHAARHAGDKLFECELCQQRFSSASHLAVHRRYHSAEKKYHCRVCGKGYVEASSYKKHMKTHEKSETESSTSENSGEAPAAKTDAQGIAEQSAVVEDIGEVQVQVQGQMQESQQVLQVQGQAEVTPSGQKKYKCGLCEKTYMYLHTLKKHMLVHTQDRGRNSEPLIFLHQQQPQQQQQPQQQPQQQQQHPQQLQQHQQQQVQQVQQVQQVQQVQQVQHHQQQQQMQQQVLQVGNVQQLAVPIHAQHVQQGITVSGVQASQHPYPVISSVQSLQLQQTHQVNSQQPQQLQVQTIQIHPQHQPIQIHAVGVQQVQQQQLHVATSSCQTMLPNILQLQPGTVAVSGLAQPELGGVTHRIILQPQPAAAHPAVYTIHH; translated from the exons ATGGCTGCTCCAAATAAACCCTTGAAGTTTGACAAAATATGTCGAGCTTGTTTAGAGATAAAAAAAGACATGCGACCTCTATTTGAACAACTGACTGCGACGATGCTGATGGGCATATCGAAAGTGCAG GTGGCAGTTGGCGATGGTTTGCCGCCGCAGCTGTGTCTGCAATGCGTGCATCAGATATCCCGCTGCCACGCCTTCAAAGAGCTCGTGGAGAGGAATGACGTCACTCTTCGTGAACATGCCAAGCGGCTCGCCGAGGAAGCTTATAATAGAGAGAGGGAAGAG AAAGAGAAGCTGTTAAGTCTGAGCTGCCCGGAGCAGTCTTACATGCAGTATATGGAGGTGCCCATGTCGAACTCCAGTCAGATACTGGACGGGTTCTTCGCGGAGACGCCCCAACCAACACCTACTGCGGCAGAAGTCGAGATAAAGGTCGATTACGAAGttgaaaag ATCACAACTACAGAAATAGCGACAACCACTACTAAAGACAAGGAAGGCCTGAACTCGGATGAGGAGAACTACTTGCAGCTGGTACTGTTCCAAGCGACGTCGACCACGTCGCCGGGCAGGCACGTCTGCAACCTCTGCCACAAGGAGTTCAAGCACTCTCGCTGGCTGAAGCAACACATGCGGTCTCATACCAACTGGATCAAGGCGAATTGCAAGAAACCTCCCATGTGCCCGATATGTGATAGGACTTTTAAG GGTCCCGGCATGTTAAAAATGCACATGCGTACCCACGAGCAGCGTACTCCCAAACAGCCGACGTGCTCAGTGTGTCAACGTACATTCTCAACTAAGACACTGCTGTACCGTCATCGACAAACGCACTTCGAACAGAAAACCCACCTGTGTACAGTCTGTGACAAACGGTTCTACAGCGGATACGCCCTGCGGTCACACATGGCGAGACATCGAGGGGAACGGCCCTACGTCTGTTCAACTTGCCATAAGAGTTTCTATAACCCTACGGATTTGAAG GTCCACTTCCGCCTGCACACCGGTGAGAAGCCGCTGAAGTGCTCGGAATGCAACAAGACGTTCCGGCGCCACTCGACGCTGTGCCAGCACATGAAGAAGCACCGCGGCATTCGGAACCACATCTGCAATGTCTGCAACAAGGCCTTCTATGAGATCTCCAAACTTAACGCACATATGAGAGTGCATACAG GCGAGCGTCCGTACGAGTGCCAGTACTGCGAGCGCCGCTTCGCGCAGCAGTCGGCCCTCATCTACCACCGCCGCACGCACACCGGCGAGAAGCCCTTCTCCTGCAAGCTCTGCTCCGCCAAGTTCACCACCTCCTCCGCCAGGAACAACCATCTCATCACACATACTGGGAACAAGAA GTTCGTGTGCCCGGTGTGCTTCAAGGGCTGCAGTTCCCGCGCGGAGCTGCGCGGTCACGCGGCGCGCCACGCGGGCGACAAGCTGTTCGAGTGCGAGCTGTGCCAGCAGCGGTTCAGCTCCGCCTCGCACCTGGCCGTGCACCGCCGCTACCACTCCGCCGAGAAGAAGTACCACTGCCGCGTCTGCGGGAAGG GTTACGTAGAAGCAAGTTCATATAAGAAGCACATGAAGACTCACGAGAAGTCAGAGACGGAGTCGTCCACATCAGAGAACAGTGGCGAAGCCCCCGCCGCCAAGACTGACGCGCAGGGGATAGCGGAGCAGAGTGCTGTCGTCGAGGATATAGGGGAGGTTCAGGTACAAG TTCAAGGCCAAATGCAGGAGTCCCAGCAGGTCCTGCAGGTCCAAGGCCAAGCGGAGGTGACTCCATCAGGCCAGAAGAAGTACAAGTGTGGGCTGTGCGAGAAGACATACATGTACCTACATACACTCAAGAAACACATGCTTGTGCATACACAA GACCGAGGCCGCAACTCAGAGCCACTAATATTCCTACACCAACAACAACCACAGCAACAGCAACAGCCACAGCAGCAGCCacagcagcagcaacaacacCCGCAACAGCTgcagcagcaccaacagcagcAAGTCCAGCAAGTGCAACAAGTTCAGCAAGTTCAACAAGTTCAGCAGGTGCAACACCACCAGCAACAGCAACAGATGCAGCAACAAGTGTTGCAGGTCGGCAACGTGCAACAGCTCGCTGTGCCGATACATGCGCAACATGTACAGCAAGGGATCACTGTGTCTGGAGTACAG GCGAGTCAGCACCCGTACCCCGTGATCTCGTCGGTGCAGTCGCTCCAGCTGCAGCAGACTCACCAGGTTAACTCG CAACAGCCGCAACAGCTTCAGGTGCAGACCATACAGATTCACCCGCAACACCAACCGATACAGATACAC GCGGTGGGCGTGCAGCAAGTACAACAGCAACAGCTGCATGTAGCTACTTCCTCATGCCAGACAATGCTACCTAATATACTACAG CTGCAACCGGGCACGGTGGCGGTGTCGGGGCTGGCGCAGCCGGAGCTGGGCGGCGTCACGCACCGCATCATCCTGCAGCCgcagcccgccgccgcgcacccCGCCGTCTACACCATACACCACTGA
- the LOC113503044 gene encoding dnaJ homolog subfamily B member 13-like has protein sequence MGFDYYGILGVKRSCSQWEVKRAYRRLALKYNPERHDNDENMQRIFALIAEAYEVLVNHKHRAVFDQYGEEGLKRGVPGPTEYIQPYTYHGEPLKTYSDFFGTTNPYADLLDYYENPPPMFESPLGKGYKEKDATIVRPLALSLEEVYKGGLKKMKIQRLVFTDETCTELKLREKVLSIPIKAGIYPNTEVRFKEEGDQGPTRIPADVIFITEDRPHDSFIRSGLSDLLHVRTITLKEALCGFMVTLKTLDDRMLRIKVTDVVTPTYEKVIEEEGLPVPACPLKAKGNLILRFRVEFPEYLSKKSKKAFEDAFKVAEEEDKKFDQLPCGVMSEESDVE, from the coding sequence ATGGGTTTCGATTACTACGGTATATTAGGCGTGAAGCGATCTTGCAGTCAGTGGGAGGTAAAGCGCGCCTACCGCCGTCTGGCCCTCAAGTACAACCCCGAGAGACACGACAATGACGAGAACATGCAACGTATCTTCGCTCTCATAGCGGAGGCTTACGAGGTGCTGGTGAACCACAAGCACCGCGCCGTGTTCGACCAGTACGGGGAGGAGGGGCTCAAGCGCGGCGTGCCCGGCCCTACAGAGTACATCCAGCCCTACACCTACCACGGAGAACCACTCAAAACCTACAGCGACTTTTTCGGAACCACTAACCCCTACGCAGACCTCCTGGACTACTATGAAAACCCCCCGCCGATGTTCGAGTCCCCTCTCGGCAAAGGCTACAAAGAGAAAGATGCTACAATAGTCCGACCGCTGGCGTTATCACTGGAAGAGGTTTACAAAGGAGGCCTCAAAAAAATGAAGATCCAAAGACTGGTGTTCACAGACGAGACGTGCACAGAACTGAAGCTACGAGAGAAGGTTCTGTCGATACCTATTAAAGCGGGGATATATCCTAACACGGAGGTGAGGTTCAAAGAAGAAGGGGATCAGGGACCTACAAGGATTCCCGCTGACGTCATCTTCATCACTGAAGACCGGCCGCACGACTCGTTTATAAGGTCAGGCCTTAGCGACCTACTGCACGTCCGGACCATAACTCTAAAGGAAGCGCTCTGCGGTTTCATGGTCACACTCAAAACATTAGACGATAGGATGTTAAGAATCAAGGTGACGGACGTCGTGACCCCGACCTATGAAAAGGTTATAGAAGAAGAAGGTTTACCTGTACCGGCTTGTCCATTAAAAGCAAAAGGAAACTTGATTTTGAGATTCAGAGTCGAGTTCCCGGAATACTTGTCGAAAAAGAGTAAAAAGGCATTCGAAGATGCTTTCAAGGTCGCGGAAGAGGAAGACAAGAAGTTTGATCAATTACCTTGTGGGGTCATGTCCGAGGAATCTGATGTTGAATGA
- the LOC113503049 gene encoding Golgi SNAP receptor complex member 1 — translation MTAITGSSWEELRKQARLLENDIDVKLVAFSKLGVSSANTGLSSESVPLINSDDMFDTMSMELQQLLNKLSTINDKMADLAPSGTATMHTIKRHREILMDYQQEFSKTSARVSARREREELLRGGSPPPAATIGLSRRDQYTKESNHLHSSHILVDEQINIAMEARDHLASQRQTFKRMQTTFNNITNRFPMLNSLMYRINARKRRDSLIVGLVVAVCTFLMLLYAFN, via the exons ATGACTGCAATAACGGGTTCTTCGTGGGAAG aattgaGAAAGCAAGCTCGGCTGCTAGAAAATGATATAGATGTGAAACTGGTGGCATTTAGCAAGCTTGGTGTGAGCTCAGCTAATACTGGTTTGAGCTCAGAGAGTGTTCCACTCATCAACAGTGATGACATGTTTGACACCATGTCTATGGAACTGCAGCAACTTCttaataag tTGTCAACAATAAATGACAAAATGGCAGATTTAGCTCCAAGTGGCACTGCAACAATGCACACAATTAAAAGGCATAGAGAAATATTAATG GACTATCAACAAGAGTTCTCGAAGACGTCAGCGCGTGTGAGCGCGCGGCGCGAGCGCGAGGAGCTGCTGCGGGGGGGaagcccgccgcccgccgccaccATCGGCCTCAGCCGCCGCGACCAGTACACCAAGGAGTCCAACCATCTGCACAG TTCGCATATACTCGTAGATGAGCAGATCAACATAGCGATGGAGGCCCGCGACCACCTCGCGTCACAGCGGCAGACCTTCAAGCGAATGCAGACTACATTCAACAATATTACTAACAG GTTCCCCATGCTGAACAGCCTCATGTACCGCATCAACGCTCGCAAGCGACGCGACTCCCTCATCGTGGGCCTCGTGGTGGCGGTCTGCACCTTCCTAATGCTGCTGTATGCGTTCAACTGA
- the LOC113503038 gene encoding zinc finger protein 431-like isoform X2, translating into MAAPNKPLKFDKICRACLEIKKDMRPLFEQLTATMLMGISKVQVAVGDGLPPQLCLQCVHQISRCHAFKELVERNDVTLREHAKRLAEEAYNREREEKEKLLSLSCPEQSYMQYMEVPMSNSSQILDGFFAETPQPTPTAAEVEIKVDYEVEKITTTEIATTTTKDKEGLNSDEENYLQLVLFQATSTTSPGRHVCNLCHKEFKHSRWLKQHMRSHTNWIKANCKKPPMCPICDRTFKGPGMLKMHMRTHEQRTPKQPTCSVCQRTFSTKTLLYRHRQTHFEQKTHLCTVCDKRFYSGYALRSHMARHRGERPYVCSTCHKSFYNPTDLKVHFRLHTGEKPLKCSECNKTFRRHSTLCQHMKKHRGIRNHICNVCNKAFYEISKLNAHMRVHTGERPYECQYCERRFAQQSALIYHRRTHTGEKPFSCKLCSAKFTTSSARNNHLITHTGNKKFVCPVCFKGCSSRAELRGHAARHAGDKLFECELCQQRFSSASHLAVHRRYHSAEKKYHCRVCGKGYVEASSYKKHMKTHEKSETESSTSENSGEAPAAKTDAQGIAEQSAVVEDIGEVQVQVQGQMQESQQVLQVQGQAEVTPSGQKKYKCGLCEKTYMYLHTLKKHMLVHTQDRGRNSEPLIFLHQQQPQQQQQPQQQPQQQQQHPQQLQQHQQQQVQQVQQVQQVQQVQQVQHHQQQQQMQQQVLQVGNVQQLAVPIHAQHVQQGITVSGVQASQHPYPVISSVQSLQLQQTHQQQPQQLQVQTIQIHPQHQPIQIHAVGVQQVQQQQLHVATSSCQTMLPNILQLQPGTVAVSGLAQPELGGVTHRIILQPQPAAAHPAVYTIHH; encoded by the exons ATGGCTGCTCCAAATAAACCCTTGAAGTTTGACAAAATATGTCGAGCTTGTTTAGAGATAAAAAAAGACATGCGACCTCTATTTGAACAACTGACTGCGACGATGCTGATGGGCATATCGAAAGTGCAG GTGGCAGTTGGCGATGGTTTGCCGCCGCAGCTGTGTCTGCAATGCGTGCATCAGATATCCCGCTGCCACGCCTTCAAAGAGCTCGTGGAGAGGAATGACGTCACTCTTCGTGAACATGCCAAGCGGCTCGCCGAGGAAGCTTATAATAGAGAGAGGGAAGAG AAAGAGAAGCTGTTAAGTCTGAGCTGCCCGGAGCAGTCTTACATGCAGTATATGGAGGTGCCCATGTCGAACTCCAGTCAGATACTGGACGGGTTCTTCGCGGAGACGCCCCAACCAACACCTACTGCGGCAGAAGTCGAGATAAAGGTCGATTACGAAGttgaaaag ATCACAACTACAGAAATAGCGACAACCACTACTAAAGACAAGGAAGGCCTGAACTCGGATGAGGAGAACTACTTGCAGCTGGTACTGTTCCAAGCGACGTCGACCACGTCGCCGGGCAGGCACGTCTGCAACCTCTGCCACAAGGAGTTCAAGCACTCTCGCTGGCTGAAGCAACACATGCGGTCTCATACCAACTGGATCAAGGCGAATTGCAAGAAACCTCCCATGTGCCCGATATGTGATAGGACTTTTAAG GGTCCCGGCATGTTAAAAATGCACATGCGTACCCACGAGCAGCGTACTCCCAAACAGCCGACGTGCTCAGTGTGTCAACGTACATTCTCAACTAAGACACTGCTGTACCGTCATCGACAAACGCACTTCGAACAGAAAACCCACCTGTGTACAGTCTGTGACAAACGGTTCTACAGCGGATACGCCCTGCGGTCACACATGGCGAGACATCGAGGGGAACGGCCCTACGTCTGTTCAACTTGCCATAAGAGTTTCTATAACCCTACGGATTTGAAG GTCCACTTCCGCCTGCACACCGGTGAGAAGCCGCTGAAGTGCTCGGAATGCAACAAGACGTTCCGGCGCCACTCGACGCTGTGCCAGCACATGAAGAAGCACCGCGGCATTCGGAACCACATCTGCAATGTCTGCAACAAGGCCTTCTATGAGATCTCCAAACTTAACGCACATATGAGAGTGCATACAG GCGAGCGTCCGTACGAGTGCCAGTACTGCGAGCGCCGCTTCGCGCAGCAGTCGGCCCTCATCTACCACCGCCGCACGCACACCGGCGAGAAGCCCTTCTCCTGCAAGCTCTGCTCCGCCAAGTTCACCACCTCCTCCGCCAGGAACAACCATCTCATCACACATACTGGGAACAAGAA GTTCGTGTGCCCGGTGTGCTTCAAGGGCTGCAGTTCCCGCGCGGAGCTGCGCGGTCACGCGGCGCGCCACGCGGGCGACAAGCTGTTCGAGTGCGAGCTGTGCCAGCAGCGGTTCAGCTCCGCCTCGCACCTGGCCGTGCACCGCCGCTACCACTCCGCCGAGAAGAAGTACCACTGCCGCGTCTGCGGGAAGG GTTACGTAGAAGCAAGTTCATATAAGAAGCACATGAAGACTCACGAGAAGTCAGAGACGGAGTCGTCCACATCAGAGAACAGTGGCGAAGCCCCCGCCGCCAAGACTGACGCGCAGGGGATAGCGGAGCAGAGTGCTGTCGTCGAGGATATAGGGGAGGTTCAGGTACAAG TTCAAGGCCAAATGCAGGAGTCCCAGCAGGTCCTGCAGGTCCAAGGCCAAGCGGAGGTGACTCCATCAGGCCAGAAGAAGTACAAGTGTGGGCTGTGCGAGAAGACATACATGTACCTACATACACTCAAGAAACACATGCTTGTGCATACACAA GACCGAGGCCGCAACTCAGAGCCACTAATATTCCTACACCAACAACAACCACAGCAACAGCAACAGCCACAGCAGCAGCCacagcagcagcaacaacacCCGCAACAGCTgcagcagcaccaacagcagcAAGTCCAGCAAGTGCAACAAGTTCAGCAAGTTCAACAAGTTCAGCAGGTGCAACACCACCAGCAACAGCAACAGATGCAGCAACAAGTGTTGCAGGTCGGCAACGTGCAACAGCTCGCTGTGCCGATACATGCGCAACATGTACAGCAAGGGATCACTGTGTCTGGAGTACAG GCGAGTCAGCACCCGTACCCCGTGATCTCGTCGGTGCAGTCGCTCCAGCTGCAGCAGACTCACCAG CAACAGCCGCAACAGCTTCAGGTGCAGACCATACAGATTCACCCGCAACACCAACCGATACAGATACAC GCGGTGGGCGTGCAGCAAGTACAACAGCAACAGCTGCATGTAGCTACTTCCTCATGCCAGACAATGCTACCTAATATACTACAG CTGCAACCGGGCACGGTGGCGGTGTCGGGGCTGGCGCAGCCGGAGCTGGGCGGCGTCACGCACCGCATCATCCTGCAGCCgcagcccgccgccgcgcacccCGCCGTCTACACCATACACCACTGA